The Candidatus Bathyarchaeia archaeon genome includes a window with the following:
- a CDS encoding mRNA surveillance protein pelota: MAVKLHSRGRAVKLLSFNSKRGEVEVVLENQDDLWHLYNIVDKGDLAYAKTTREIKGTAEGSRPSAGRRVSLLLGIRVEEVFFDRNVDRLRIRGIVVEGPECYGGLLNSYHTLSLKVGSRLRLVKEAWHNHQLRRLKEATEVKACPVIILAIDDEDACVSVLGRFGVDVRFESRVRLPSKLEPEKRGGELVRYFSEVAQALSQIHANLRAPVAVVGPGYIKNEFTNYLRTNYPAVAKDVTCVCSVGSAGSAGVGEALRSGILTKVIEQCRVLQEMDLVESLLARLADGNKKVAYGLEDVSAAANYGAVETLLVVDRYLRELPDEERRRLEDLMRGVEHMRGRVVVLSSRHEGGEKILSLGGVAAILRFTVN, from the coding sequence ATGGCAGTAAAGTTACACTCGAGAGGGCGAGCGGTGAAACTGCTGAGTTTCAATAGTAAGAGGGGAGAGGTGGAGGTTGTTTTAGAGAATCAAGATGACCTTTGGCACTTATACAACATTGTGGACAAGGGGGACCTCGCCTACGCCAAAACTACCCGTGAGATCAAGGGCACGGCTGAAGGTAGCCGCCCCTCCGCAGGTCGAAGAGTGAGTCTCCTGTTGGGTATAAGAGTGGAAGAGGTATTTTTTGACAGAAACGTTGATCGACTGAGAATTCGGGGGATTGTCGTTGAGGGGCCGGAGTGTTACGGCGGCTTACTGAACTCGTATCATACCTTATCCCTCAAAGTAGGCAGTAGGCTCAGATTGGTGAAGGAGGCGTGGCATAATCATCAACTTCGCCGTCTTAAGGAAGCTACAGAAGTCAAGGCTTGCCCTGTAATCATCTTGGCGATAGACGACGAGGATGCATGCGTATCGGTTCTAGGCCGTTTCGGCGTGGATGTCAGATTTGAAAGTAGAGTACGTCTTCCCAGCAAATTGGAGCCTGAGAAAAGGGGAGGAGAACTTGTTCGCTACTTCAGTGAGGTAGCTCAAGCTCTCTCTCAAATACACGCAAACCTTAGAGCGCCAGTCGCCGTGGTAGGCCCAGGCTACATAAAGAACGAGTTCACCAATTACCTTAGAACAAACTACCCTGCGGTAGCCAAAGATGTAACTTGTGTGTGTTCAGTAGGTTCGGCTGGGTCAGCTGGGGTTGGAGAAGCTCTGAGAAGTGGCATTCTCACCAAAGTGATTGAGCAGTGCAGGGTGTTGCAAGAGATGGATCTTGTTGAGAGCTTATTAGCCAGGTTGGCTGATGGGAATAAAAAAGTAGCCTATGGACTTGAAGATGTAAGTGCCGCAGCCAACTATGGTGCAGTGGAGACACTTCTTGTTGTAGATAGATACCTTCGAGAACTTCCAGATGAAGAGAGGCGGAGACTAGAGGATCTGATGCGCGGCGTGGAGCATATGAGAGGCCGCGTGGTTGTTTTAAGCAGCAGACATGAGGGCGGAGAGAAGATTCTATCCCTTGGCGGCGTGGCAGCGATACTCCGATTTACGGTAAATTAG
- the dnaG gene encoding DNA primase DnaG, producing the protein MTSTTVIPTAKYLVNARFEVNGVVEKPDVIGAIFGQTEGLFGPELDLRELQKGGRIGRIEVEMKVDRNRTVGTIILSSSLDKASTSILAAAVESVDRVGPYESKVTIEKIEDVRDTKRRQIIKRAKEILKRWSVETTPETEDLLREVMEVLKPIEVSTYGPEQLPAGPDVSLSPTIIVVEGRADVINLLRCGIRNVIAINGAKVPETIIKLSKEKEVTVFLDGDRAGDLILKDLAQVVDVKYVARAPPGKEVEELSAREVAQALKDKTPLSALRGRPARVTVPHQMLEAVNQLRGTFEAVLLNDRLEPIGRLPVSELAEKLPSFDNISAAIFDGVITQRLVELAAEKGVKYLIGGRVSDVVRRPPNLRILTFDEVAPTS; encoded by the coding sequence ATGACAAGCACAACAGTAATTCCAACTGCAAAGTATCTAGTCAACGCCAGATTTGAGGTCAATGGCGTTGTAGAGAAGCCCGACGTTATTGGGGCTATTTTCGGTCAGACAGAAGGCCTTTTCGGTCCTGAACTAGATTTAAGGGAGCTCCAGAAAGGCGGTCGAATAGGCCGTATCGAGGTGGAAATGAAGGTTGACCGCAACCGGACAGTTGGCACAATCATCCTCTCCTCAAGCCTAGACAAGGCTTCAACTTCTATACTTGCCGCCGCTGTGGAGAGTGTCGACAGAGTTGGTCCTTACGAGTCTAAGGTTACCATAGAGAAGATAGAGGATGTTAGAGATACAAAGAGGAGGCAGATCATCAAGAGGGCGAAGGAGATACTCAAGAGGTGGAGCGTTGAAACAACCCCCGAAACTGAGGACTTGCTCAGGGAGGTGATGGAGGTTCTCAAACCTATCGAAGTGTCCACTTATGGGCCAGAACAGTTACCTGCCGGCCCAGATGTCTCGCTATCCCCAACCATAATCGTTGTTGAGGGAAGGGCTGACGTGATCAATCTTCTACGTTGTGGAATCAGGAATGTTATAGCCATAAACGGTGCCAAAGTTCCTGAAACCATAATAAAACTGAGCAAAGAAAAGGAAGTGACTGTGTTCTTGGACGGAGACCGTGCTGGCGATCTCATCCTCAAGGATCTGGCTCAGGTTGTGGATGTTAAATATGTTGCAAGAGCGCCACCAGGTAAGGAGGTCGAAGAATTATCCGCCCGTGAAGTTGCCCAGGCATTGAAAGATAAGACTCCTCTCTCTGCCCTAAGGGGTAGGCCAGCTAGGGTGACTGTCCCCCACCAAATGTTGGAAGCCGTAAACCAGCTTAGGGGAACATTCGAAGCAGTCCTCTTAAATGATAGATTAGAGCCTATCGGTAGGCTTCCTGTTAGTGAGTTGGCGGAGAAACTCCCAAGTTTCGATAATATTAGTGCTGCAATATTCGACGGAGTTATCACGCAGAGATTGGTAGAGTTGGCGGCAGAAAAAGGCGTAAAATACCTCATAGGTGGAAGGGTCTCCGATGTTGTGAGGCGGCCCCCTAACCTGAGGATCCTCACGTTTGACGAAGTAGCCCCCACCTCTTGA
- a CDS encoding toprim domain-containing protein — protein sequence MRKSRSLNRSLQERDELLEIYLEQLIQKSRDGAVTVVEGLRDAEALRGIGVTGTIICAKSGCESVSDSMERLANVKSELILLTDFDRSGRELLWRMARKLEQMGKIPNLHFWLKFNGLISNCAKDIEGMISYLQNGRRVIGGIQIESNSTIGL from the coding sequence ATGCGGAAAAGCCGGTCGCTGAACAGATCACTCCAAGAACGCGATGAGTTGCTTGAAATATACCTTGAGCAGCTGATACAGAAAAGCCGTGACGGTGCAGTTACGGTAGTAGAAGGACTTAGAGATGCCGAAGCCCTTAGGGGTATTGGTGTAACAGGAACTATAATCTGTGCCAAATCTGGGTGTGAGTCTGTCTCCGACTCGATGGAGAGGCTTGCAAACGTGAAGAGTGAACTCATCCTATTAACAGACTTTGACAGAAGTGGTAGGGAACTGCTCTGGAGGATGGCTAGAAAACTTGAGCAGATGGGTAAAATCCCAAACCTCCACTTCTGGCTTAAGTTTAATGGGTTAATCTCCAACTGCGCCAAAGATATTGAGGGGATGATTTCCTACCTCCAGAATGGGAGGAGGGTTATCGGCGGCATACAGATCGAGAGCAACTCCACTATTGGGCTTTAA
- the rimI gene encoding ribosomal protein S18-alanine N-acetyltransferase: protein MKFEVREVTISDIPFVEQVEKSSFTDPYPMSLLMALAISDPSTFLVATLNGSVVGYASAIVGGGGSAHMVSVAVDPEHRGQGVAKQLIESLLAVLKRRGVTHVQLEVRESNLAAQTLYKSLGFKYRDRVKNYYEDGEDAFTMTLHL, encoded by the coding sequence ATGAAGTTTGAGGTTCGAGAGGTTACCATCTCTGATATTCCCTTTGTAGAGCAGGTTGAGAAGAGTTCCTTCACAGACCCTTACCCTATGAGTCTGTTAATGGCCCTAGCCATTTCAGATCCTTCAACCTTCCTAGTGGCTACTTTGAATGGGAGTGTGGTCGGCTACGCTTCCGCAATCGTTGGAGGTGGAGGTTCGGCTCACATGGTCTCCGTCGCAGTCGACCCTGAACATAGGGGGCAGGGTGTCGCTAAACAACTTATTGAAAGCTTGCTGGCAGTCTTGAAGAGGCGAGGTGTAACGCATGTTCAACTGGAGGTGCGAGAGAGCAACCTCGCCGCTCAGACTCTATACAAATCCTTAGGTTTCAAATACCGCGACCGAGTAAAGAACTATTATGAAGATGGGGAGGATGCTTTTACGATGACCCTCCATCTTTAG
- a CDS encoding DNA polymerase domain-containing protein — MKIRFWLLDINHEVVEGRPEVRLWGLDSHGNRVMVADRGFLPYFYLIPKRAEDAEGLKKLAVDGKYVKGDTSVELEEKLYFGSPVKVVKVTCVLPEDVESYAKRLAKDPRVEMTLLDDLRYTNLYLTDLNLYPSDWLEVEVEKLTLPQKLSVDGAYAAKSSPRMVEEETPPQLRILAFSTLIHAEIGSPNFERDPVLIIATLTSEGKAEVFKAEDHDDRGMLQAFSEYVKSYDPDILVGFGTSHVDLPYLLGRARVQEIAFALDRMGGEPHQSIHGHISVVGRANIDLLDFVTDIPEVKVKTLENAAWFFNVPGKEKLKVIPETEIHRYWENAESRLILEEACRQNVKVVWGLSETLLEYAIQLSRLVGLPLDHVGAAATGFKVDSYLIRQAARFNELIPKRTEQPYYPYKGAIVLAPKPGMHENVAVLDFSAMYPNLMIKYNLSPDTYVKSEGKTKGNVNIAPEVGHAFRKEPPGFYKQVLTNLIQARKSIQSEMEKLDPESTRYRLLEARQRGIKTITNATYGYCGWTGARWYMREVAEATAAWGRHTILAAVEAAKRQGLEVIYGDTDSLFVNYDVAKVERLIKEVEAEVGLTVKPAVIYSRILFTEAKKRYAGLLSDGRIEIVGLEVARGDWCEIAKKVQEKVLEILLRGKRHTEAANFIREYVDNLRRGKVPLQDLVIWKTLTKSVDEYAVRAPHVEAAKRLEERGWRLPPGSKVGYIITKGTGKLYERAKPHILVKPDEVDYDYYVENQILPSVLRILETFKVTKEELIGGEPAAAGRGKKTTLNSSF, encoded by the coding sequence TTGAAGATCAGATTTTGGCTTCTGGACATAAATCATGAAGTAGTGGAGGGTAGACCTGAGGTTAGGCTGTGGGGTCTGGATAGCCATGGTAACAGGGTTATGGTCGCCGATAGGGGTTTCCTCCCTTACTTTTATCTAATTCCTAAGAGGGCAGAGGACGCTGAGGGACTGAAGAAGCTAGCGGTCGATGGTAAATATGTGAAAGGGGACACCTCCGTTGAGTTGGAGGAGAAGCTCTATTTTGGATCACCTGTCAAGGTTGTCAAGGTTACATGTGTCTTACCAGAGGATGTCGAGTCTTACGCGAAGAGGTTAGCGAAGGATCCACGGGTAGAGATGACCCTCCTTGACGATCTACGTTACACAAACCTCTACCTCACAGATCTTAACCTCTACCCTTCAGACTGGCTTGAGGTCGAGGTCGAAAAGTTAACTCTTCCACAGAAGTTAAGTGTTGACGGTGCCTATGCTGCCAAGTCAAGTCCGAGGATGGTTGAAGAAGAGACACCCCCCCAATTACGCATTCTAGCCTTCTCAACGCTGATCCATGCCGAGATAGGATCACCAAACTTTGAGAGAGACCCGGTACTAATAATTGCGACTCTAACCAGCGAAGGCAAGGCTGAGGTCTTCAAAGCTGAGGATCATGATGACCGCGGCATGCTTCAAGCCTTTTCTGAATATGTTAAGAGTTATGACCCCGACATACTCGTCGGCTTCGGGACTAGCCACGTCGATCTTCCATATCTTTTAGGGAGGGCAAGAGTTCAAGAGATAGCCTTTGCGTTGGATAGGATGGGGGGTGAGCCTCATCAGAGCATCCACGGTCACATCTCTGTTGTTGGGAGGGCTAACATAGATCTCCTCGACTTTGTAACGGATATACCAGAAGTTAAAGTGAAGACCCTTGAAAACGCTGCCTGGTTCTTCAACGTACCCGGCAAAGAGAAACTGAAGGTCATACCGGAAACCGAGATCCACCGTTACTGGGAGAACGCTGAAAGTAGACTTATACTGGAAGAAGCTTGTAGACAGAACGTGAAGGTAGTCTGGGGTTTGTCGGAGACTCTTTTAGAGTATGCAATCCAGCTCTCAAGGCTCGTAGGTCTACCCCTCGACCATGTTGGCGCCGCGGCTACAGGTTTCAAGGTCGACTCATACCTCATTCGCCAAGCAGCCCGATTCAATGAGCTAATACCAAAAAGAACTGAGCAGCCTTACTACCCTTATAAGGGAGCTATAGTTCTGGCGCCGAAGCCTGGAATGCATGAGAATGTGGCTGTTCTAGACTTTAGTGCTATGTATCCAAACCTGATGATCAAATACAACCTCTCCCCGGACACCTATGTCAAATCTGAGGGGAAGACTAAAGGCAACGTTAACATAGCACCAGAGGTAGGCCATGCCTTCCGTAAGGAGCCCCCTGGCTTTTACAAGCAGGTCCTGACAAACCTCATTCAGGCACGGAAGAGCATCCAATCAGAGATGGAGAAACTTGATCCCGAAAGCACCCGTTATAGGCTACTAGAGGCAAGACAGAGGGGAATAAAAACTATCACCAACGCCACGTATGGGTACTGCGGCTGGACTGGTGCAAGATGGTATATGCGGGAGGTAGCTGAAGCTACAGCTGCATGGGGTCGCCACACAATCCTCGCCGCTGTGGAGGCAGCCAAGAGGCAAGGCCTCGAGGTAATCTACGGTGACACCGATAGTCTATTCGTGAATTACGATGTTGCAAAGGTTGAGAGGTTAATTAAGGAGGTTGAGGCAGAGGTTGGGTTGACTGTGAAACCAGCTGTAATATATTCGAGGATCCTCTTCACCGAAGCTAAGAAACGTTACGCGGGGTTACTCTCAGATGGACGCATTGAGATAGTGGGTCTTGAGGTGGCTAGAGGAGACTGGTGCGAGATAGCAAAGAAGGTGCAAGAGAAAGTTCTGGAGATATTACTGAGAGGGAAAAGACATACGGAGGCTGCGAACTTCATCCGTGAATATGTAGATAACCTAAGAAGAGGTAAAGTGCCACTCCAAGACCTAGTAATATGGAAGACGTTAACCAAGTCGGTCGACGAGTATGCAGTCAGGGCCCCTCACGTTGAGGCGGCTAAGAGACTTGAAGAGAGAGGATGGAGACTACCCCCCGGGAGTAAGGTTGGATATATTATAACTAAAGGCACTGGTAAACTATATGAGCGAGCAAAACCACACATTTTAGTCAAACCAGACGAGGTAGACTATGATTATTATGTGGAGAACCAGATACTCCCTTCGGTGCTTAGGATTTTAGAGACCTTCAAAGTTACAAAGGAAGAGCTTATAGGCGGAGAACCAGCTGCGGCTGGACGTGGAAAGAAAACCACACTTAACTCTTCATTTTAG